The Neovison vison isolate M4711 chromosome 5, ASM_NN_V1, whole genome shotgun sequence genome includes a region encoding these proteins:
- the TTC19 gene encoding tetratricopeptide repeat protein 19, mitochondrial, translating to MYRLLSPSLGRGLLRAAGRRCRTCSARLLPGPAGGRAPEVTVPAFRVAPRGGGPGLLPLLAALAWFSRPAAADEQEERQGAGGAAAEGAADETEAEIIQLLKRAKLSIMKDEPEEAELILHDALRLAYQSDNKKAITYTYDLMANLAFIRGQLENAEKLFKATMSYLLGGGMQQEDNAIIEISLKLASIYAAQNRQEFALAGYEFCISTLEEKIEREKELAEDVLSVQEKASTHLLLGMCLDTYARYLLFSKQPSQAQRMYEKALQISEEMLGERHPQTIVLMSDLATTLDAQGRFDEACAYVQRASDLARQIEHPELHMLLSNLAAILMHRERYAQAREIYQEALKQAELKRDEVSIQHIREELAELSRKSRPLT from the exons ATGTACCGGCTCCTGAGCCCGAGCCTGGGCCGAGGCCTCCTGCGGGCCGCGGGGCGGCGGTGCCGAACCTGCTCGGCGCGCCTGCTCCCGGGGCCCGCGGGGGGCCGGGCGCCTGAGGTGACGGTGCCGGCATTCCGAGTCGCGCCGCGCGGCGGAGGCCCGGGCCTGCTGCCGCTGCTGGCAG CGCTCGCCTGGTTCTCGAGGCCCGCTGCGGCAGAcgagcaggaggagcggcagggaGCGGGCGGGGCCGCCGCCGAGGGCGCGGCGGACGAGACCGAGGCCGAGATCATCCAGCTGCTGAAGAGAGCCAAG ttgagCATCATGAAAGATGAGCCAGAAGAGGCTGAGCTGATTTTACATGACGCTCTTCGTCTTGCCTATCAGAGTGATAACAAGAAGGCCATCACTTACACTTATGATTTG ATGGCCAACTTAGCATTTATACGGGGTCAGCTTGAAAAT GcggaaaaactttttaaagcaaCAATGAGTTACCTGCTTGGAGGGGGCATGCAACAG GAAGACAATGCAATAATTGAAATCTCTCTAAAGCTGGCCAGTATCTATGCTGCTCAGAATAG ACAGGAATTTGCTCTTGCTGGCTATGAATTCTGCATTTCAACTCTAGAGgaaaaaattgaaagagaaaaggaattagCGGAAGACGTTTTGTCAG tGCAAGAGAAGGCCAGCACCCACCTCCTCCTCGGCATGTGCTTGGACACCTATGCGCGCTACCTTCTGTTCTCCAAGCAGCCGTCACAGGCACAGAGGATGTATGAAAAGGCTTTGCAGATTTCCGAAGAAATGCTGGGAGAAAGACACCCACAG ACCATCGTGCTGATGAGTGACCTGGCGACCACCCTGGACGCGCAGGGCCGCTTCGACGAGGCCTGTGCATACGTGCAGAGGGCGTCCGACCTGGCCCGGCAGATCGAGCACCCCGAGCTGCACATGCTGCTCAGTAACCTGGCCGCCATCCTCATGCACCGAG AACGATACGCACAAGCAAGAGAGATCTACCAGGAGGCGCTAAAGCAAGCGGAGCTGAAAAGAGACGAGGTTTCTATACAGCACATCAGGGAAGAGCTGGCCGAGCTGTCGAGAAAAAGTAGACCTTTAACTTAA